One part of the Aspergillus luchuensis IFO 4308 DNA, chromosome 5, nearly complete sequence genome encodes these proteins:
- a CDS encoding seipin co-factor family protein (TransMembrane:3 (o6-28i35-59o65-92i)) produces MNNLAVIPAIPILLTIIIGIFLIPILILAAIPTGIFLFCVAVCGVIAVVVFALFSMFFISPVILVVAAITWFFVLTYRACRFAFTVLFGLLVNRLWPPGPLPNGWAN; encoded by the coding sequence ATGAACAACCTCGCCGTGATCCCCGCTATCCCCAttctcctcaccatcatcatcggaatCTTCCTTATCCCTATCCTCATACTAGCTGCCATCCCCACTgggatcttcctcttctgtgTGGCCGTATGCGGTGTAATCGCGGTTGTCGTGTTCGCCCTGTTCTCGATGTTCTTCATCAGTCCAGTGATCCTCGTGGTGGCGGCTATAACGTGGTTCTTCGTCCTCACCTATAGAGCGTGCAGATTTGCCTTCACGGTTCTCTTTGGTCTTCTGGTTAATAGGTTGTGGCCTCCTGGTCCTTTGCCGAATGGGTGGGCTAACTGA
- the SNZ1_2 gene encoding pyridoxal 5'-phosphate synthase subunit PdxS (BUSCO:EOG09263MIB;~COG:H;~EggNog:ENOG410PI0Y;~InterPro:IPR011060,IPR013785,IPR001852,IPR033755;~PFAM:PF01680;~go_function: GO:0003824 - catalytic activity [Evidence IEA];~go_process: GO:0042819 - vitamin B6 biosynthetic process [Evidence IEA];~go_process: GO:0042823 - pyridoxal phosphate biosynthetic process [Evidence IEA]) — translation MASQQNGDSNGTANTFTLKAGLAQMLKGGVIMDVVNAEQARIAEEAGAAAVMALERVPADIRATGGVARMSDPGMIKEIQKAVTIPVMAKARIGHFVECQILEAIGVDYIDESEVLTPADDVYHVTKHNFKVPFVCGCRNLGEALRRISEGAAMIRTKGEAGTGDVVEAVKHMRQVSSDIARARAIYQSSADYEPELRQFARQLEVPYELLRETAEKGRLPVVNFAAGGVATPADAALMMQLGCDGVFVGSGIFKSGDAKARAKAIVQAVTHFRDPKVLAEVSEGLGEAMVGINVAQMSEADKLAKRGW, via the exons atgGCTTCCCAGCAGAATGGCGATTCCAACGGCACTGCCAACACCTTCACTCTGAAGGCCGGTTTGGCTCAGATGTTGAAGGGTGGCGTGATCATGGATGTTGTCAACGCGGAACAG GCTCGCATTGCTGAAGAGGCTGGTGCCGCCGCTGTCATGGCCCTCGAGCGTGTCCCCGCAGACATTAGAGCTACGGGTGGCGTGGCTCGCATGTCCGATCCCGGCATGATCAAGGAGATTCAGAAGGCCGTTACCATCCCCGTCATGGCCAAGGCTCGTATTGGACACTTCGTTGAGTGCCAG ATCCTCGAAGCCATTGGCGTTGACTACATTGACGAGTCGGAAGTCCTGACCCCCGCCGACGACGTCTACCACGTCACCAAGCACAACTTCAAGGTTCCCTTCGTCTGTGGCTGCCGTAACTTGGGTGAGGCCCTTCGCCGTATCTCGGAGGGTGCTGCCATGATCCGCACCAAGGGTGAGGCCGGTACCGGAGACGTCGTAGAAGCTGTCAAGCACATGCGCCAGGTCAGCTCGGACATCGCCCGTGCCCGTGCTATCTACCAGTCCTCTGCCGACTACGAGCCCGAGCTGCGCCAGTTTGCCCGCCAGCTGGAGGTTCCCTACGAGTTGCTTCGTGAGACGGCCGAGAAGGGCCGTCTGCCCGTGGTGAACTTCGCTGCCGGTGGCGTTGCTACCCCTGCCGATGCGGCGCTCATGATGCAGCTGGGCTGCGATGGTGTGTTTGTTGGTTCCGGTATCTTCAAGTCCGGCGATGCGAAGGCACGCGCCAAGGCCATCGTGCAGGCCGTCACTCACTTCCGCGACCCTAAGGTTCTCGCCGAGGTGAGCGAGGGTCTGGGTGAGGCCATGGTGGGCATCAACGTGGCGCAGATGTCCGAGGCCGACAAGCTGGCCAAGCGGGGATGGTAA
- a CDS encoding uncharacterized protein (COG:S;~EggNog:ENOG410PSED;~TransMembrane:1 (n2-13c18/19o97-124i)) — MAFLLSRTTTTLLGTGLGVGLSLSLHPLSPFRAAPMQCQYTAPYYRPESQISPDSGWAMDSQDPLLRKQGTTRNSSHTAGGGILTASNMRQVSLGSVLGLVVGVGLRAFSRVLVVLLGMGIVAVEVG, encoded by the coding sequence ATggccttcctcctcagccgcACAACAACCACTCTCCTAGGCACCGGTCTCGGTGTcggcctctccctctccctccacccacttTCCCCCTTCCGCGCAGCCCCAATGCAATGCCAATACACCGCTCCCTACTACCGCCCCGAATCCCAAATCTCCCCGGACTCCGGCTGGGCCATGGACTCCCAGGACCCGTTGCTGCGCAAACAAGGCACCACCCGGAACTCGAGTCATACTGCAGGTGGCGGGATCCTGACGGCCTCGAACATGCGCCAGGTCAGTCTGGGCAGCGTGCTGGGGTTGGTTGTGGGTGTGGGGTTGAGGGCGTTTTCGAGAGTGTTGGTGGTGctcttggggatggggattgttgctgttgaggTGGGTTGA
- the ORC2 gene encoding origin recognition complex subunit 2 (COG:L;~EggNog:ENOG410PIIK;~InterPro:IPR007220;~PFAM:PF04084;~go_component: GO:0000808 - origin recognition complex [Evidence IEA];~go_component: GO:0005634 - nucleus [Evidence IEA];~go_process: GO:0006260 - DNA replication [Evidence IEA]), with protein sequence MHPESDDQFPISTPKRQRTTATNGSVNGHTNGERERTPEATTTPTKRVKSTPQKPTTDNTPAALKASGLKTPTQKAKAKNLFSTPTKKSTVATPSKARADRSAKKKSARLLLEQDDEDIWDGADRLAEEILQDDTNEAPSKASATGTGLLESIEEESSQPATNGATEGAPTPKRRAGRPKGAKNKRSPTPEGELPAHERYFFQNRAGPPRTSNNNLGKVNLLTHEEYFERMSQYADPYKQEKSFLLDLHCRSFPQWDFEFDQGFNICLYGYGSKRRLLQEFADWLYRRHHSSSASSSVVIVNGHTPNMSIRSIFATIVTAVLGADIPSKMGSQPQEVLELLQSVLKSRSSQKPITVLINSIDAPALRRAANQALLARLAATPKIHLLATADTPNLLLMWDLSLRDQFNFVFHDCTTFAPFDTEFDVVEEVSTLLGRKGRRVGGKEGVEFVLKSLPENARNLYRLLLTELLSMADEGHMSDDDMDGGGNGGGDGGNGRGEETGIEFRMLYQKAAEEFIASSEMMFRTLLKEFHDHQMITSRMDTSGMEILGVPLARDEMEGVLEDLVLS encoded by the exons ATG CATCCAGAATCCGATGACCAATTCCCGATCTCTACACCCAAGAGGCAGAGGACTACGGCCACCAATGGCTCCGTGAATGGGCACACCAACGGTGAACGTGAACGAACCCCTGAAGCTACCACCACCCCTACGAAACGAGTGAAATCAACACCTCAAAAACCCACGACCGATAACACCCCGGCCGCTCTTAAAGCTTCGGGGTTGAAGACCCCAACACAGAAGGCCAAAGCGAAGAATCTATTCTCAACGCCCACGAAAAAGTCCACTGTTGCAACTCCGTCGAAAGCCCGTGCCGACCGGTCCgctaagaagaagagcgccCGGCTTCTCCTCGAAcaggatgacgaagacatcTGGGACGGCGCCGACCGTCTTGCGGAGGAGATTCTACAAGATGATACCAACGAGGCCCCCAGCAAGGCATCGGCGACGGGGACAGGTCTATTAGAATCCATCGAGGAGGAGTCTAGTCAACCCGCCACAAATGGTGCGACAGAAGGAGCACCAACACCCAAGCGTCGTGCAGGTCGACCAAAGGGGGCAAAGAACAAGCGTTCTCCCACCCCGGAAGGAGAACTCCCAGCTCATGAGCGATACTTTTTCCAAAACCGCGCCGGACCACCCCGTACCTCGAACAACAATCTAGGCAAAGTAAACCTCTTAACGCACGAGGAGTACTTCGAACGGATGTCACAATATGCAGACCCATACAAACAAGAGAAAtccttccttctcgaccTCCACTGCCGGTCCTTTCCCCAGTGGGACTTCGAATTCGACCAAGGCTTCAATATCTGCCTGTACGGCTACGGCTCCAagcgccgcctcctccaagaATTCGCAGACTGGCTCTACCGCCGTCACCACAGCAGTTCCGCCTCAAGCTCCGTAGTCATCGTCAATGGACATACGCCAAACATGTCCATCCGTTCCATCTTCGCCACGATCGTCACCGCCGTCCTGGGCGCCGATATTCCTTCCAAAATGGGCTCTCAGCCCCAAGAAGTCCTCGAATTGCTTCAGTCTGTCCTCAAGTCCCGATCCTCCCAGAAACCAATCACTGTTCTCATCAACTCCATTGATGCGCCTGCCCTCCGGAGAGCGGCGAACCAAGCTCTCCTTGCCCGTTTAGCAGCTACGCCGAAAATCCATCTTCTCGCGACGGCTGATACCCCGAATCTGTTGCTGATGTGGGATCTCAGCCTGCGTGACCAGTTCAACTTCGTCTTCCACGACTGTACAACCTTCGCGCCGTTTGATACCGagtttgatgttgttgaggaggtcAGCACTCTGCTGGGAAGAAAGGGCCGCCGTGTCGGTGGTAAGGAAGGTGTCGAGTTCGTATTGAAGAGTCTGCCTGAGAACGCGAGGAATCTGTATCGGTTACTTCTCACAGAGCTGCTATCCATGGCGGATGAGGGACATATGTCGGATGATGACATGGATGGTGGGGGtaatggaggaggggatggtggcAACGGCCGAGGAGAGGAAACGGGCATTGAGTTTCGAATGCTGTATCAAAAGGCGGCGGAAGAGTTCATTGCCTcatcggagatgatgttccGGACGCTGTTGAAGGAGTTCCATGATCATCAGATGATTACTTCGCGGATGGATACGAGTGGGATGGAGATCTTGGGAGTCCCATTGGCGCGTGACGAGATGGAGGGGGTTTTGGAAGATTTGGTATTGAGTTGA
- a CDS encoding bifunctional ornithine acetyltransferase/N-acetylglutamate synthase (BUSCO:EOG09262528;~COG:E;~EggNog:ENOG410PH6D;~InterPro:IPR042195,IPR016117,IPR002813;~MEROPS:MER0011829;~PFAM:PF01960;~go_function: GO:0004358 - glutamate N-acetyltransferase activity [Evidence IEA];~go_process: GO:0006526 - arginine biosynthetic process [Evidence IEA]) gives MALPSNSAATTTMATFARMVKGQVRYYSAPLDMAIPASKQKYIPASGTYPKGFSVSGTHVGVKASNTRFPDLALISSETPCSAAAVFTTNKFQAAPVQASKNTLKTTQGEGIRSVVINSGCANAVTGKGGLEDAVSMGSKVDECNGLAQPSTLVMSTGVIGQRLPISKILNKIPTAHSTLSSTHDAWLTTARAICTTDTFPKLLSQTFTLPSSPDRTYRLAGMTKGAGMIHPNMATLLGVLCTDAPIAPSALQPLLKHAVSRSFNSISVDGDTSTNDTIAILANGAAGGAPITSTSSADYTAMQNVLTSFAQSLSQLVVRDGEGATKFVTVRVQNSPDYESARLIASTIARSPLVKTALYGKDANWGRILCAIGYTQGVAEGTVVPERTSVSFKPVDGSAELKLLVNGEPEQVDEDRASVILQEEDLEIVVDLGGGEKGEKGLGGEEAVYWFCDFSHEYVTINGDYRT, from the exons ATGGCTTTGCCTAGCAACTCGGCGGCCACTACCACCATGGCTACCTTCGCCCGCATGGTGAAGGGCCAGGTGCGTTACTACTCTGCGCCCTTGGATATGGCCATTCCCGCCTCCAAGCAGAAGTATATCCCTGCCTCCGGTACCTACCCTAAGggcttctccgtctccggaACCCACGTCGGCGTGAAGGCATCCAACACCAGATTCCCGGACCTggccctcatctcctccgaGACGCCctgctccgccgccgccgtcttcaccaccaacaagtTCCAAGCCGCCCCGGtccaagcaagcaagaacaCCCTGAAGACCACCCAAGGCGAAGGCATCCGGTCCGTGGTAATCAACTCAGGCTGCGCCAATGCCGTGACAGGTAAAGGCGGCCTGGAGGATGCCGTGAGCATGGGCAGCAAGGTAGATGAGTGCAATGGCCTCGCCCAGCCCAGCACTCTCGTCATGAGCACCGGTGTCATCGGTCAACG cctccccatctccaagaTCCTCAACAAAATCCCCACTGCGCACTcgaccctctcctccacccacgATGCCTGGCTCACAACCGCCCGCGCCATCTGCACAACAGACACCTTCCCCAAGCTCCTCTCCCAGACCTTCACTCTCCCCTCGTCCCCGGACCGCACGTACCGCCTCGCCGGAATGACCAAAGGTGCCGGCATGATCCACCCGAACATGGCCACGCTCCTGGGAGTCCTCTGCACCGACGCGCCCATTGCCCCCTCGGCCCTCCAGCCGCTCCTCAAGCACGCCGTATCCCGGTCCTTCAACTCCATTTCCGTCGACGgcgacaccagcaccaacgacaccatcgccatcctGGCCAACGGCGCTGCCGGCGGCGCACCCATCACCTCGACCTCGTCCGCAGACTACACGGCCATGCAGAACGTCCTGACCTCCTTCGCGCAATCCCTCTCGCAGCTCGTCGTCCGGGACGGCGAAGGCGCCACCAAATTCGTCACGGTCCGTGTGCAGAACTCCCCCGACTACGAGTCCGCCCGACTGATCGCATCGACGATCGCGCGGTCCCCGCTCGTCAAGACTGCTTTGTATGGAAAGGACGCGAACTGGGGCCGGATCCTGTGCGCGATTGGCTACACGCAGGGCGTTGCGGAGGGTACGGTGGTGCCGGAACGGACTAGTGTTAGCTTCAAGCCTGTGGATGGCAGTGCGGAGCTGAAGTTGCTGGTGAACGGCGAGCCGGAgcaggtggatgaggatcgCGCGTCGGTGAtcctgcaggaggaagacttGGAGATTGTGGTTGAccttggaggtggtgagaaggGCGAGAAGGGTcttggtggagaggaggcggTTTATTGGTTCTGTGACTTCAGTCACGAGTATGTGACTATTAATGGTGATTATCGGACCTAG
- the SEC61 gene encoding translocon subunit SEC61 (BUSCO:EOG092620E4;~COG:O,U;~EggNog:ENOG410PX0Y;~InterPro:IPR019561,IPR023201,IPR030659,IPR002208;~PFAM:PF10559,PF00344;~TransMembrane:10 (i33-55o75-100i120-139o145-167i174-195o244-265i285-311o359-380i416-434o440-458i);~go_component: GO:0016020 - membrane [Evidence IEA];~go_process: GO:0015031 - protein transport [Evidence IEA]): MSGLRFLDLIKPFTPLLPEVAAPETKVPFNQKLMWTGLTLLIFLVMSQMPLYGIVSSDTSDPLYWLRMMLASNRGTLMELGITPIISSGMVFQLLAGTHLIDVNLDLKTDRELYQTAQKLFAIILSFGQACVYVLTGLYGQPSDLGAGICVLLIVQLVVAGLVVILLDELLQKGYGLGSGISLFIATNICESIVWKAFSPTTINTGRGPEFEGAIIALFHLLLTWSDKQRALREAFYRQNLPNIMNLLATLLVFAAVIYLQGFRVEIPVKSSRQRGMRGSYPVRLFYTSNMPIMLQSALCSNIFLISQMLYSRFSDNLLVKLLGVWEPREGSAQLHAASGIAYYMSPPLNFKEALLDPIHTAVYITFMLVACALFSKTWIEVSGSAPRDVAKQLKDQGLVMAGHREQSMYKELKRVIPTAAAFGGACIGALSVASDLLGALGSGTGILLAVTIIYGYFEIAAREGDIGSGLKGLVPGN; the protein is encoded by the exons ATGAGCGGAC TCCGGTTTCTCGATCTCATCAAACCTTTCACGCCCCTCCTCCCGGAGGTGGCCGCCCCGGAAACCAAGGTTCCCTTCAACCAGAAGTTGATGTGGACGGGG TTGACTCTCCTGATCTTCCTGGTCATGAGTCAGATGCCCTTGTACGGAATTGTCTCCTCTGACACCTCCGACCCTCTGTACTGGCTCCGTATGATGCTGGCCAGTAACCGTGGTACCCTGATGGAATTGGGTATcacccccatcatctcctccggcATGGTTTTCCAG CTCCTCGCTGGTACCCACCTCATCGATGTCAACCTGGACCTCAAGACCGACCGTGAACTGTATCAGACTGCTCAGAAGCTCTTCGCTATCATCCTGTCCTTTGGTCAGGCCTGTGTCTACGTCCTCACTGGTCTTTACGGCCAGCCCAGTGACCTTGGTGCCGGTATCTGTGTCCTCCTGATTGTTCAGCTGGTCGTTGCTGGCTTGGTTGTCATTCTGCTGGATGAGCTCCTCCAGAAGGGCTATGGTCTTGGTAGCGGTATCTCTCTGTTCATCGCGACCAACATCTGCGAGTCGATCGTCTGGAAGGCTTTCTCCCCCACGACCATCAACACTGGCCGTGGTCCTGAGTTCGAGGGTGCCATCATTgccctcttccaccttctGTTGACCTGGTCCGACAAGCAGCGCGCTCTTCGTGAGGCTTTCTACCGCCAGAACCTCCCCAACATCATGAACCTGTTGGCCACTCTCCTCGTTTTCGCCGCTGTGATCTACCTCCAGGGCTTCCGTGTCGAGATCCCCGTCAAGTCCTCCCGCCAGCGTGGCATGCGTGGTTCCTACCCTGTTCGCCTGTTCTACACCTCCAACATGCCCATCATGCTCCAGTCTGCTCTGTGCtccaacatcttcctcatcagtcAGATGCTCTACTCTCGCTTCTCTGACAACCTCCTTGTCAAGCTTCTCGGAGTTTGGGAGCCTCGCGAGGGTTCTGCCCAGCTCCACGCCGCTTCCGGCATTGCCTACTACATGTCTCCTCCCCTGAACTTCAAGGAGGCCCTTCTTGACCCCATCCACACCGCCGTTTACATCACCTTCATGCTGGTCGCTTGcgctctcttctccaagaccTGGATCGAGGTTTCTGGCTCTGCTCCCCGTGATGTTGCTAAGCAGCTCAAGGACCAGGGTCTCGTGATGGCTGGTCACCGTGAGCAGAGCATGTACAAGGAGCTCAAGCGTGTCATCCCTACTGCCGCTGCTTTCGGTGGTGCCTGCATTGGTGCCCTGTCCGTCGCTTCTGACCTCCTTGGTGCTCTTGGCAGCGGTACTGGTATTCTCCTTGCCGTTAC AATTATATACGGATACTTCGAGATTGCCGCCCGTGAGGGCGACATTGGATCGGGCCTCAAGGGCCTTGTTCCGGGTAACTAA
- a CDS encoding uncharacterized protein (COG:S;~EggNog:ENOG410PRFM), with protein sequence MLRDPEHPSTAATPASSNTAEVSSTAVASTEIEETCQPYADNQPAHQNTPVTSLAPSSDALSPLPPKQYPSHPSHRRANTEIIPRQAPLPSRKLFSDQPKTYEDLDSGTTPSNPPVENTARKRLEEGAKRLSGWFQGKSEPVNLGVVYQSEEQDSAATDDMEKRASREFYGSPNVPTGLTSRTQKRMTAPSPLKQVTSSSPFSFFGLKRQGESRPELPEPAQDEFLNLDINAALFPTGFSNLEGREAFDALRQNADTVLRRLQAAYKQRTFALHEALADKNEKQEELEVTRTRIGNLKIQLDGMAEKVIQQEKAMKAMAEELEHERQLRRREEEARLRSITLVRSSDDESTSDLGAELQTPKRSLKRASNGTFTSDSGFDSGDESLAESVFSRREVLESPASTVAPSPNISQIALSTPSTAAPAQQSQKELKPAPTPASAPTPARPSTYDRVIKGLTPRSIASSWTNSSKCNICHGVPSSEAWSVMGILKEENKGLKERLGELENVIDDCLCLVGP encoded by the coding sequence ATGCTCCGCGACCCCGAGCACCCGTCAACTGCAGCCACGCCTGCGAGTAGCAATACTGCGGAAGTATCCTCGACAGCGGTCGCGTCGACCGAAATCGAAGAGACTTGTCAGCCTTACGCCGACAATCAACCTGCCCACCAGAATACCCCTGTAACTTCTTTAGCACCGAGCTCGGATGCGTTATCCCCACTACCGCCGAAACAATATCCTTCACACCCCTCTCACCGTCGGGCGAACACCGAGATTATCCCGCGGCAAGCCCCTCTGCCGTCCAGGAAGCTCTTCTCCGATCAACCCAAAACCTACGAAGACTTGGACTCCGGCACTACTCCCTCGAACCCACCAGTTGAGAATACTGCCAGAAAGAGACTCGAAGAAGGCGCAAAGCGCTTGTCGGGCTGGTTTCAAGGAAAGTCGGAACCGGTCAACCTAGGAGTAGTGTATCAGTCAGAAGAGCAGGACTCCGCCGCCACAGACGATATGGAGAAGCGCGCCAGTCGCGAATTCTACGGGTCGCCCAATGTCCCAACGGGCCTGACAAGCCGAACTCAGAAGCGGATGACTGCGCCGTCGCCTCTGAAACAGGTTACATCATCAAGTCCCTTCTCGTTCTTCGGGTTAAAGAGACAGGGGGAGAGCAGACCGGAGCTGCCCGAACCTGCCCAGGACGAGTTCTTGAACCTCGATATCAACGCCGCTTTATTCCCGACTGGATTCAGTAATCTAGAAGGTCGGGAAGCCTTTGACGCCCTGAGACAAAACGCCGATACTGTACTTAGGCGGCTACAGGCTGCATACAAACAGAGGACATTCGCCTTGCATGAAGCTCTGGCCGACAAGAATGAAAAGcaagaggagctggaggtcACTCGGACACGCATCGGGAACCTCAAGATCCAGTTAGATGGCATGGCCGAGAAAGTCATCCAACAGGAAAAAGCCATGAAGGCCATGGCAGAAGAGCTGGAGCATGAGCGGCAATTACGTCGccgagaggaagaggcacGCCTGCGCAGCATCACGCTGGTTCGATCCAGCGACGACGAGAGTACCTCTGACCTGGGGGCTGAACTTCAGACCCCCAAGCGGAGCCTCAAACGCGCCAGCAATGGTACATTTACAAGCGACTCCGGCTTCGATTCAGGAGACGAGAGCCTTGCAGAGAGTGTCTTCTCCCGCCGCGAAGTGCTCGAGTCTCCAGCGTCGACGGTCGCGCCATCTCCCAATATCTCGCAGATCGCCTTGTCTACACCCAGTACAGCTGCTCCTGCACAACAGAGCCAGAAAGAGCTCAAACCAGCGCCAACTCCTGCATCAGCACCGACACCTGCGCGTCCATCTACTTACGATCGGGTTATAAAAGGGCTGACACCGAGGAGCATCGCCAGCTCGTGGACCAACAGCTCCAAATGTAACATCTGTCATGGGGTTCCTTCCTCGGAAGCCTGGAGCGTCATGGGGATCTtgaaggaagagaacaaaggACTGAAGGAGCGACTCGGGGAGTTGGAGAACGTGATTGATGATTGCCTGTGTCTTGTTGGGCCCTGA
- a CDS encoding putative cyclin (COG:D;~EggNog:ENOG410PI3V;~InterPro:IPR036915,IPR043198;~go_function: GO:0016538 - cyclin-dependent protein serine/threonine kinase regulator activity [Evidence IEA];~go_process: GO:0006357 - regulation of transcription by RNA polymerase II [Evidence IEA]), with protein sequence MASSAASGLKYLSNALATPEQLSNSSSSIDGVPVDLEASVRFAGAQLTQTAGVLLRLSQDIIAQAIVTFTRFWIGSEGGSLRIYSVKDVSAAALYMTAKLSFQPTSPRSVLNVYAFLLSKDASPLWFINPKGSPDKAMPETYHLTEGDYQAQRLVLLRIESIILRTLGFNTHVALPHTIALTYLQTLGVPSSAVAHRVFEHLNSALLSPQLLYVTHQPNALAVASIYLASREVGVKLVDGDWWEVFDVDREDLGFLVVGMRSMEGFARAEMEKWKGRGIPMTVDELEGEIEHRRMMEEGE encoded by the exons ATGGCAAGCTCGGCCGCAAGCGGGTTGAAGTACCTTTCCAATGCGCTAGCAACACCAGAGCAGCTATcaaattcatcatcatctatcgACGGTGTGCCTGTTGATCTAGAAGCATCTGTCCGATTTGCCGGCGCGCAGCTCACACAAACAGCGGGGGTTCTGTTACGATTGTCGCAAGACATCATCGCGCAGGCCATTGTGACATTTACCCGGTTCTGGATAGGCTCGGAAGGTGGCAGTCTACGAATATACTCGGTGAAG GATGTATCCGCCGCAGCGCTGTACATGACTGCCAAGTTATCCTTCCAACCCACCTCTCCACGCTCGGTGCTAAACGTCTACGCTTTTCTCCTGTCGAAAGATGCGTCGCCGTTGTGGTTCATAAACCCCAAGGGGTCGCCAGACAAGGCAATGCCAGAAACCTATCACCTTACGGAAGGCGATTATCAAGCACAGCGACTGGTTCTGCTGCGCATCGAGTCGATCATTCTGCGCACGTTGGGATTCAATACGCATGTGGCTCTCCCTCATACTATCGCCTTGACCTACCTCCAGACCCTTGGTGTTCCATCCTCCGCCGTTGCTCACAGAGTATTCGAGCATCTCAACTCAGCGTTGCTGTCGCCGCAGCTGTTATACGTCACGCACCAACCGAACGCCCTTGCCGTTGCTTCGATCTACCTCGCATCCCGGGAAGTGGGGGTCAAGCTCGTCGATGGCGACTGGTGGGAAGTATTCGACGTTGACCGGGAGGACCTCGGATTCTTGGTGGTGGGCATGAGAAGCATGGAGGGATTTGCGCGGGCGGAAATGGAAAAGTGGAAGGGTCGAGGAATACCCATGACGGTGGACGAGCTGGAGGGTGAGATAGAACATAGGAgaatgatggaagagggtgAGTGA